The Chiroxiphia lanceolata isolate bChiLan1 chromosome 4, bChiLan1.pri, whole genome shotgun sequence genome contains a region encoding:
- the PANK2 gene encoding pantothenate kinase 2, mitochondrial isoform X1, translating into MEPPRSCGDGAEEEKKPRRRGGGADAGPPQLRRRSSGGADGAAGPQPRERGGSVSRQRRDSVRKNRPLFPWFGLDIGGTLVKLVYFEPKDITAEEEEEEVENLKSIRKYLTSNVAYGSTGIRDVHLELRDLTLCGRKGNLHFIRFPTHDMPAFIQMGSEKHFSSLHTTLCATGGGAYKFEQDFRTMGDLELCKLDELDCLIKGVLYIDSVGFNGHSECYYFENPTDAERCQKLPFNLENPYPLLLVNIGSGVSILAVYSKENYKRVTGTSLGGGTFFGLCCLLTGCSTFEEALEMASQGDSTKVDKLVRDIYGGDYERFGLPGWAVASSFGNMMSKEKRESVSKEDLARATLITITNNIGSIARMCALNENINRVVFVGNFLRINTISMRLLAYALDYWSKGQLKALFLEHEGYFGAVGALLELLDSA; encoded by the exons ATGGAGCCGCCGCGCAGCTGCGGCGATGGCgcggaggaggagaagaagccgaggcggcggggcggcggaGCGGACGCGGGGCCGCCTCAGCTGCGGCGGCGGAGCAGCGGCGGCGCGGACGGTGCGGCGGGGCCGCAGCCCCGCGAGCGCGGCGGGTCCGTGAGCCGGCAGCGGCGGGACTCGGTCCGCAAGAACCGCCCGC TCTTTCCCTGGTTTGGCCTGGACATCGGAGGGACCCTGGTGAAACTCGTCTATTTTGAACCCAAGGACATCACGGcggaagaggaggaggaagaagtggaAAACCTCAAAAGCATCCGCAAATACCTGACATCCAACGTAGCCTATGGCTCCACAGGCATTCGGGATGTGCACCTTGAGCTCAGGGACCTTACCCTGTGTGGACGTAAAGGCAATCTGCACTTTATACGCTTTCCTACTCATGACATGCCTGCTTTTATCCAAATGGGAAGCGAAAAGCACTTCTCGAGCCTCCATACTACCTTATGTGCCACGGGAGGTGGAGCGTACAAATTTGAGCAGGACTTTCGCACA ATGGGTGACCTTGAGCTTTGTAAGCTCGATGAACTCGATTGCCTTATTAAAGGAGTGTTGTACATCGACTCCGTGGGATTCAATGGACACTCGGAGTGTTACTATTTTGAGAACCCAACGGATGCTGAGAGGTGCCAGAAGCTCCCATTCAACCTGGAGAATCCATACCCTCTCCTCCTGGTGAACATTGGCTCAGGGGTCAGCATTCTGGCTGTCTACTCCAAAGAAAACTATAAACGGGTAACGGGCACCAG CCTTGGAGGAGGAACCTTTTTTGgtctctgctgccttctcaCGGGATGCTCCACCTTCGAGGAGGCCCTGGAAATGGCATCCCAGGGGGACAGCACCAAAGTGGACAAACTGGTGCGGGACATCTACGGGGGAGACTACGAGCGGTTCGGGttgccaggctgggctgtggcatCCAG CTTTGGAAACATGATGAGCAAGGAGAAGAGGGAATCTGTCAGCAAGGAGGACCTGGCCAGGGCCACCTTAATCACCATCACCAACAACATCGGCTCCATAGCGCGGATGTGTGCGCTCAACGAG AACATCAACCGCGTGGTGTTCGTGGGCAACTTCCTTCGGATCAACACCATCTCCATGAGGCTCCTGGCGTATGCCCTGGACTACTGGTCAAAGGGACAGTTAAAAGCACTTTTCTTGGAACATGAg GGTTACTTCGGCGCGGTCGGTGCTCTCCTGGAACTCCTGGACTCCGCCTGA
- the PANK2 gene encoding pantothenate kinase 2, mitochondrial isoform X2 produces the protein MAPQAFGMCTLSSGTLPCVDVKMGDLELCKLDELDCLIKGVLYIDSVGFNGHSECYYFENPTDAERCQKLPFNLENPYPLLLVNIGSGVSILAVYSKENYKRVTGTSLGGGTFFGLCCLLTGCSTFEEALEMASQGDSTKVDKLVRDIYGGDYERFGLPGWAVASSFGNMMSKEKRESVSKEDLARATLITITNNIGSIARMCALNENINRVVFVGNFLRINTISMRLLAYALDYWSKGQLKALFLEHEGYFGAVGALLELLDSA, from the exons ATGGCTCCACAGGCATTCGGGATGTGCACCTTGAGCTCAGGGACCTTACCCTGTGTGGACGTAAAG ATGGGTGACCTTGAGCTTTGTAAGCTCGATGAACTCGATTGCCTTATTAAAGGAGTGTTGTACATCGACTCCGTGGGATTCAATGGACACTCGGAGTGTTACTATTTTGAGAACCCAACGGATGCTGAGAGGTGCCAGAAGCTCCCATTCAACCTGGAGAATCCATACCCTCTCCTCCTGGTGAACATTGGCTCAGGGGTCAGCATTCTGGCTGTCTACTCCAAAGAAAACTATAAACGGGTAACGGGCACCAG CCTTGGAGGAGGAACCTTTTTTGgtctctgctgccttctcaCGGGATGCTCCACCTTCGAGGAGGCCCTGGAAATGGCATCCCAGGGGGACAGCACCAAAGTGGACAAACTGGTGCGGGACATCTACGGGGGAGACTACGAGCGGTTCGGGttgccaggctgggctgtggcatCCAG CTTTGGAAACATGATGAGCAAGGAGAAGAGGGAATCTGTCAGCAAGGAGGACCTGGCCAGGGCCACCTTAATCACCATCACCAACAACATCGGCTCCATAGCGCGGATGTGTGCGCTCAACGAG AACATCAACCGCGTGGTGTTCGTGGGCAACTTCCTTCGGATCAACACCATCTCCATGAGGCTCCTGGCGTATGCCCTGGACTACTGGTCAAAGGGACAGTTAAAAGCACTTTTCTTGGAACATGAg GGTTACTTCGGCGCGGTCGGTGCTCTCCTGGAACTCCTGGACTCCGCCTGA